CAGAATCAGCAGTAAGCTTACAGTCTTTAAAAACATAGCCATACTCCACCCATTCGGGCGTAGAAGCAGCTGTGATGTAGGAATCTGATTTGGAGTGGATCACGCAGTTATCAAAAAGCGCAGTCGCTGAACCGAATATAAAATCCGTTGTACCCACGATGTAGCAATTTCTATAGAGTTGGCGGGAGTTTTCACCCGAGGCAAACATGGTATCCTGATTACCCAAAAATCTACAGTTTTCGAAAACCAAGCGATCACCTTCGGCATGTAGCGCAACTGCCTGGCCTACATTTCCGGCTGTGTTTTCTATGGTCAGATTTTTAAAAGTCAGGGAGTTCCCCAGCACTTTCAGCGTATAGGTTTCAAAAGTTCCCATATTGTCTTTCGCTGCAAAATCATCGAAAGTGATAATCGTATTTTCAGGATTTTCGCCCTCAAAAGTCACATTCGTCACTGGCCCTAGAATAACCAGCTTCTCTTTATAAACTCCAGGTTTGATATAAACAGTGAGTGGCTCTGGTAAATAAACCCTTATCGCATCCAAAGCTTCTCCTATTGTTTCGAAGTGCCCCGAACCATCCTGAGCCACAACTATATCATGTTCAATTTTGCCTTTCAGCTTTTCAGAATCAAGTGGTTTGATTTCTACATCGGACACCTGGGCAAAAGAATTACTAACCGCCAAAACCCAAATTACCAGATGATAAAATGCTGATTTCCTATAGCTTATCTTCATTTTATTTGCCTTAACTATTCGACTTATTTATTTCTTGGCTCTTGGTTCTTTACTCTTGATTCTATTGTCTTGATACTAACTACTTGCTACTTAATATTTGCTACTTGATACTTCCAGCCAGCTCCTTCAACCCTTCCAACACCAACTCAGCCACAGCTTTTGCTCCCGCAGGCTGGAAATGCGTATTGTCTTTTTGACCTTCTGGATAGGCTTCATACAGACCCGGTCCAAAGTTCATAAAGTAATTATCAGTTACAAATTCCTGCCCTTTTTCAGAGAAAAAATCCATCGAACGCTGGTTCAAATCTATCATCAAAGCACCCAATTCCTCCGCAACTTCTTTGGCTGCTGAATCATATTCCCCGTGCACATTTTGCAAATGCCCATCTTCCCAAGGGTAATTTCTTGCTACCGGAGTCAGTACTATTGGAGTCGCCCCTTTCTCTCGGGTTTGAGTGACAAAAAGCCGAATGTACTCCTTGTATCCTTCCACAGTCACGTAGCGCTCAGTCTTTTCAACAGCCGCATCATTGTGGCCAAATTGCATGATCACCAAATCACCTGCTTCCAACTCTTTATAAACGGCCGACCATCGACCTTCTTCGAAAAATGTACGTGTACTTCTTCCTCCACGGGCTCTATCGTCCACAATCACTGAGTCAGCATTTACCAAACCTTGCAAAGATTTGAGATTCTCTTTATTCATAAAAGGCTGAAAAACCTGTCCCCAACCCATCAGCGGGTAGCGATCTTTCATATAGTCTTCTCCTTCATAAAGCGAGTAATCCGCCATCGTAGAGTCTCCGATAAGGTAGATTTTTTTGATATTTTCTTTTGGTGAAAAAGCGGAGAACGCAATAATCAGAAGTAGTATAGACAGGTGTATTTTCATGATTCAATTTTAATGTCCACAGACGACGGTCAACAGTCCACTGCAGGGAACCGTGGTCCGTGGACAGTGGACTGTCGACTGTTTAATCCTTCAGAAACTTCACCAAATCAGGCAGTTCCCTTCTCAATTCTTCCACTGCAAGATCACTTACTTTGAAAGCGCCAGTTGGGGAAAGATGGGTGTTGTCTTCTCTCCCTTCTGGAAATTGGGAATAATCACCCGGACGATAATGAAGGAATAATTCCTTGGATTTTTCCACTCCAAACTGCTCCAGAACCTCAATGGTCTTCTTATGCAAATCAAAAAGAGGAACTTCCATTTCGGCTGCAACTTCTCTTACCACCTCAGAATATCTTCCATGCGTATCGGTCAGCACTCCATTTTCATCAAAGCTCCTTCTGGAAATCGGAGTAGCCAAGACAGCCTTTCCTCCTTTTTTCCTGATCTCATTCACGTACCTGACCAGGTTGTCTCTATAAGTTGAATCTGCAAAAGCATAGCGATCTTCTGAATTGATTTTCTGATCATTGTGACCAAACTCAACTATGACATAATCTCCAGGTTTGATCCGCGCCATCACTACATCCCAGCGCCCTTCGGCTCGAAAACTTTTGGTGCTTCTGCCATTCATTGCATGGTTTTCAAAGCGGATTCCTTCTTTGAAGTATAATGGAAAAACCTGTCCCCAGCCTTTCTCAGGATTGCTTCCAGTATAAGGTTTGTCGGCCATGGTCGAGTCCCCGACCATAAAAAAGGTGATCTCCCTTTCTCCCTTATCACTTCCAAATAGTGCCGCATAGAACAGAGAAAATGTTGAAAATAGAATCAAAAAGGCCCTCATCTTATTTCAGTTTTACTGCAGTTGGTGAAAGTCCGTTTCCTTTTGAAATTTGATCAGCACTCTTGAAATCCGCTTGATCAAATTCTACTTTATCGGAGGTTCCTAGTACTCGGACAGCAGCTTTTCCATTATCCTCAAACGTAAATCCACTCACCTTCACTCCCTGACTATTGTAGATCGTCAATGGCACTTCATCCGTTCCCAACACTCTTACATTGATCAATTCCAAGCCAGAAGCATCGATAGCAGTAATTCCTTTTTTCGCTTGTAAAACCGCATTCTCCAATCGCACATTTTCCAGCTTCATCTCTGGTAACCCCATAAAAAACGCTGCAATTTCTGAATCAGTCACTGTGATGTTTTTCATGCTGATATTTCTGAAAACAGGCGTTTCTTCAGTCACAGGCACTAGGTTTTCCTGCCTTGCCTCATCATCTGCACTTTGGTCTTCCTCGATCACAGGACTATTCCCCGTATAAAACATATTAAAACCAATCGCCTCAGTAGGAATGCCTACCATATCAATGTCCGAAATCCAGATATTCTCCACTACTCCACCCCGGCCTCTTGTACTCTTGAAGCGAAGACCAATGTCAGTTCCGATAAATGTACAGGCAGAAACATGGATATTTCTCACCCCGCTGGACATTTCACTTCCCACAGTTACTCCACCGTGACCATGATACACGATATTGTTCTTGATGATCACATTTTCCGTAGGAATGGCTCTATCTCTACCATCCTTATCCTTTCCGGATTTGATGCAGATCGCATCATCTCCCACATCGAAAGTATTGTTATAGATCAATGCATTTTTGCAAGACTCCAAATCCAAACCATCACCATTCTGAGAAAACCATGGATTTCTCACATTCAGATTTCGTATGATCACATCTTCACTCATCAGGGGATGGATATTCCAGGCAGGAGAGTTTTGAAAAGTCGGCCCGTCGAATAAAACCACCTTACTTTCCCTGATGCTTACCATCACAGGGCGAAGGAAATCCTTCATTTTTTGCAATTCATTGCGGTCCGTAACATCCGGCACATTGAAACTAGAACTTGCTTTATATCCATCCAAAAAAGATTGGGAAGGAAACCAGTTTGTCCCTTCTACTATTCCGCCACTTTTCACCAGGTTTTTCCACTGCGATTCGGTCATTTTACCCTTCTTCACTGCTCTCCAGACCTCACCACTTCCATCGATGGTTCCTTTCCCGGTGATGGCGATATTTTCTACTTGATAGGCATTGATTGGTGATAGGCAACGAACAGTATTTAGCCCTTCGAAACTTGTCTCTACCAAAGGGTAATCATCCTTATCCTTGCTGAAAATAATCAATGCTCCGTCTTCCAAATGAAGATTCACATTGCTCAAAAGCGTGATCGGACCAGTGTACCAAACTCCCCTCGGCACCAACACCTTTCCTCCACCAGCTTGATTGACCGCCTCGATGGCTGATTTAAAAGCTTCGGAATTTTTCGTCAGACCATCTCCAATAGCTCCAAAAGCTGTAATACTTTTTTCAAAATCAGGAAAGCTCGCTTCCTTCACTTTTGGCATATCAAATTCCACCCCATCATAGATGGTTTCTAGCGTTTGCTGCGCATAAATTGGAAATGCACTTGCAAAAAGCATAAATAGAAATGCTAGTCTTATTAATTTGGTTTTCATATTTCGGGTATTCATGGTGTCTTATTTATTAAATCTAAACCAATCCACATCGGCAAACCCGCTGTCATTGGTTTTGGTATTTCTGATGGCAAAAAGCCCAACTTTGGCTCCTATCCACTTGCCAGGAACTGCAGTAAAGATCTCTTCTATTTCTTTGAAATTCTTTCCGTCATTGGAGTAAGAAAAAGTGCAAACACCACCTTTTTCCACTTTTACACGAAGTTGAATCGAGTTAGTGTCCAGCTTCGCTAGTTCCTTCTTTACTTCCGGATTGCCATTTTCCGCATCGATGCAGGTGACATAGTTTAGAGAAATACCATCGTCTGTACTTTCTAACGAAAGGTACGCATAACTCATTCCCATCACGATCAGCCCGACTTGCTCATTTTGCAGTTTGGGATTTAGGTAAAACTCTAGAGAAGTGGTCGTTGTAAATTCCTCCGCAGGAAATTTCTGAAGTAATAAATTAGGGACTTCCCACAAGTTTTTGGCGTCTTCTGGAAGCTGTGCTGTGAAGAGTCTTAGCTTACTTTTAGCTGGATTGGCAAAAGCCCAAGTTGCCCCTGGGTTTGCCTGCCATTGCCATTGTAAACCGATATCACCCCCATCAAATTCATCTGAATCCGCAGGAGTTGAGATCGCTTGGTTAGCTGTGACGCTTGGTTTTTTGTATTTCAAAACCGGCTGCCCAGTGCCATCTCCATCCGGATCTTCGCCCATGGTTGGCCAGTCATTTTTCCAACTCATCGGCTGCAAATGCGTAATCCTTCCATAAGCCTCCACATCCTGAAAATGCACAAACCAGTCCTCTCCAGACTCAGTAGCTATCCAAGCACCTTGATGCGGACCATTAATAGGCGTATCGCCTTGAGCCAGAGAAATATACTCTTCATAAGGCCCATAAGGACTTTTTGATCTCAAAATCAACTGCCAACCTTTGGACACCCCACCTGCTGGAGCGAAAATATAATAGTAGCCGTTTCGCTTATAGAACTTTGTTCCTTCCACTGTAGGATGCGCATCGTGACCATCGAATACTAGTTTGCCGGCTCCGGTCGTTTTGGTTCCTTCCCAGTTCATAGGTTTCACCACCAACACACTTTTAATTCCTGCTCGACTTCCAGCAAAGGCATGAGATAAATAGGCCTTGCCATCTTCATCCCAAAGCGGACAAGGATCGATTAATCCTTTTCCTGCTTCTACTAAAACAGGTTCTTCCCATTGACCCAGCGGATCCTTGGCTTTCACCATATAAATCCCAAAGTCCGGATCTCCCCAATAGATATAAAATTCACCTTCGTGGTATCGGATTGCCGGAGCCCAAACACCATTTCCGTGTTGGGGCTTTGCGAAGTGATCAAGCGGAACCTGCCTTTCAAGCGCATAATTCACCAAAGACCAATTCACCAAATCCTTAGAATGCAAAATCGGCAGGCCTGGAACGGCATTAAAACTGGAAGCCGTCATGTAAAAATCCTCGCCTACTCTTACTACATCAGGATCAGAATAATCCGCATGTAAAATGGGATTGATGTAAGTCCCGTCTCCTTGATCGGCAACCCAGACGTTGGAAACCACATTTTGCTGCGCAAAAACTGAACTTGCAGCAGCGAACATTACACAAAAGCTATAAATTATTTTTTTCACTAACTCTCTTGTTATTGATTACTTCTATTCTTTGGATTCCAGCCATCTTCACCTGACAGGACTGACTCCACCGTGTATTTTGCAGCTTCCTCTTCAGTCAATTGGTGTGACCAGGTCACCCGCTGAGCAGCATTAGCTCCTGGGCCTTTCGATCCATACTCTGCATAGAAGGCAGTTTTTTCAGCATTTGGTTTACTCCAATTATGCCAGCCTTCCGGTTTGATGTGAGCTCCCAATTCTGTATTGATGAAAACCGTCTGAGCATAATCACGCCAAGGTCTTCCTAAGTAAGCCGAGGCATTTTCACCTTCTCCAGTCAGTTTGCAATCGATAAAAACAAAGCCAAATTCGGTTTCTTTTTCCGTGGAAGCAGCAGTCACATAGCTTCCTCCTTTTTTGGAGAAAATCTCACAATTCTCGAAAACTGCAGTGGACCAACCGAAGATAAAATCAACTGTTCCTTCGATGTAGCAATCCTTATAATACTGTCTGCTACGATCTCCATGCGGATAAAGTGTATCCTGATATCCTAGAAATCGGCATTTTTCAAACATGACTTTATCTCCATCCACACGCACCGCTACTGCCTGTCCCACAGGTCCTGAGGAATTCTCAAATGTGATGTTTTTGGCATAAAAACCATCTCCGAAAACGAAGAAGCTGCTGGATCCAGTCGTTCCCATTTCCTCACCAAATTTGTTCTTCTTTTGAGCAAAGTCATCGTACGTCACCAAAGTTGTTTCAGCATCCTCCCCGATCAGAGAAATATTGGTTTTGGATGCTGCCAGCACCAACTTCTCTTTATAAGTACCAGGCTTGAGAAGGATTTTGGTTTGATTTTTCCGAAAATCCGGGACTGCATCAAAAGCCGCCTGAATGGTCTGAAAGTCACCTGAACCATCAGAAGCCACCACAAAATCAAATTCCTGAGCGAAAAGAAATCCGCTTAGAAAAAAGGCCAAAATATATAGAATCGATTTTTTCATGATTAGTCACCGAGTTTCTCGTATTGCAAAGAGGCTAGAATGAAAGGCCCAACGCCTTTTGGATCGTTTACCCGGATTTCCTCACCTACGTAATATTCAAAAGAGCCATCTCGATAAGGATTTCCCCCTAAGCCAGCCACTCCGCAGACATTCGTCAAGCTGATCCCGCCATCGGCATCTTCTCGGACAAACTCCGCAAGCATTCCTTCGTAGGCTTTTTTGCCAGCAGCCAGATCTTCCTGATCCAAATAGCCTTTTTCAGAACCTTTCAAGAGAAAATAAGTAAACATTCCCGAAGCCGAGGATTCCAAGTAATTCCCTTCGCGGGTTCCCTGATCCACCACTTGATACCAAACACCCTCTGGAGTTTGATAGCGCTGAATTCCTTTGGCTAGCTTTTGGGCAATCGCGATAATGTCACTTCTTTTTGGGTGATCTTCAGGAAGAAAATCCAGCACATCGACCAGCGCCATGGCAAACCAGCCTATGCTTCTGCCCCAATAATTCGTGGAAAGTCCAGTTTCTGGATCAGCCCATTTCTGCTCCTTGCTTTCGTCATAGGCATGGTGGTACAAACCAGTTTCTTCGCTGTACCCATATTTATCCATGATCAGGATCTGATTTGCCACATCATCAAAAAGTGCTGGCTCGTCGAAAGTGGCCGCGTATTGAGCTAAAAATGGGGAGCCCATGTAGATTCCGTCCAGCCACATCTGGTGAGGATAAACTTTTTTATGCCAAAAACCACCTTCGGAGTTTCTCGGATGATTTCTCATCTGATCTCGTAGCTCCTCTATGGCCAATTTGTATTTTTCCTCACCGGATTTTTCGTAAAGGTTGATCAGGAATTTACCTCCATTTACTCTATCGATGTTAAAATCGCTCTTTTTATAAGTCAGGATATTTCCCGCACTGTCCACCATAAAGTCCGCAAACTTCTTGGTGTAATCGTAAAATCTTTGCTCACCTTTTTGCTTCCAAACCGCCTGCATGGAAGACATGATCAGGCCATGGGTATATTCCCATTTTGGTTTTTTGTTGAAATCTAGAGTCCAGCCTTCTGGGTTTCGAGCGATTTCGGAGTCTGCCATCCAGATGGAATAGTCTTTTTTGGGAGAGATTTCTACTTCTGTGCTTTCAGTAGATTTTTCGGCAGAGCAGCTAAGCAAAAGAGCACCAGAAAAGAGTGCTAACGAAGTGTATTTGAATAATTTAAGCATTGCTTATTTTGGGTATTGAATAAATGACTACTTGATACTTATTTCCAGTGGATTGGAAAGCTTAACTATTTCCATCTCTAAGTAATTTTTAAATTCCTCTTTGGAAGTGATGCCCCCAGGTTCCTGCTCCCAAGCTGCTAAAAAATAGTAGCTCAGCTCCTGATCTCTCGCATCAAAAACCAAAACATGGGAGAGCTCATCTTCCGTGATTTCTTTTAGTTTACTGGTAGGATAAATCACCGCTATGCCCAGCTTGTCGCCAGCCAAACTTTGGGATCCGTAAGTCGCGATGTAGCCAAACTCCAAATCTGAATTACTCTGCATCAATTCTGCTTTGGGGTCTTTAATCAAACCCGTCGCAAAATTCGGAATCTCATTGGAGGAGATTAAATCCATTTTGGAAAGCCTTGTGCCGGCATGTATAGCTATTTCAGCCCTTAAATCAGTTTTTCCGGAAGGTAGATCCCACCCGTAATAGTTTGTCAAAACTGAGGAATAAACCGCTCCGTTATTTGTGATCTCAGCATATAAACTATCCGTCACATCCACTCGTCTGGCTTTTCCATTTTCCCAAGTGGCAATACTTCCGAGTCCCAGCGTCTTGCCCACCTTCAGCACGTCCATACCCCATTCAGCCGGCTCATGATAGGAATCGAAACCATCCTGACCTACATCCTGTAAAACCGGAGATTTTACTTTTTTGCCAAATACATCAATACCATTTCTCCAATCCAGATAAAATCTATAGCCTACCAGGTCAGACTCCCAGCCCGGTCCCTCGTAGCGGATAAACCAGGAATGATCAGTGTGTTCGGCCGGAACATGCAGTGAATCTACATTCTCAAAATACCCACCTATATACTCCCGGTCTTTGAATTCCCCACCAAACTTATGGGAAAGCTCAGCTTGGGTTCTTTTATTATAGTCTGGTCTTTTACTTGAATCATCTTGGACAATTCTCAGCTCAAGAGTTTCTGAAGGTCCGATAGTTGGCAAAACAAAAGCCAAGCCCTTTTCAGGACCTTTTTCATTCCATTGGGAAGGAATTTCATTTTCTCCTAGAAAAATCCTCAACCTGCTCCTTTCTGAAAAATTAACCTCGGACAAGACGCTCGGATCCAATACGATTAAGGAATTTTCCCTGGACTG
This genomic window from Algoriphagus sp. TR-M9 contains:
- a CDS encoding rhamnogalacturonan acetylesterase, with product MKIHLSILLLIIAFSAFSPKENIKKIYLIGDSTMADYSLYEGEDYMKDRYPLMGWGQVFQPFMNKENLKSLQGLVNADSVIVDDRARGGRSTRTFFEEGRWSAVYKELEAGDLVIMQFGHNDAAVEKTERYVTVEGYKEYIRLFVTQTREKGATPIVLTPVARNYPWEDGHLQNVHGEYDSAAKEVAEELGALMIDLNQRSMDFFSEKGQEFVTDNYFMNFGPGLYEAYPEGQKDNTHFQPAGAKAVAELVLEGLKELAGSIK
- a CDS encoding rhamnogalacturonan acetylesterase; the encoded protein is MRAFLILFSTFSLFYAALFGSDKGEREITFFMVGDSTMADKPYTGSNPEKGWGQVFPLYFKEGIRFENHAMNGRSTKSFRAEGRWDVVMARIKPGDYVIVEFGHNDQKINSEDRYAFADSTYRDNLVRYVNEIRKKGGKAVLATPISRRSFDENGVLTDTHGRYSEVVREVAAEMEVPLFDLHKKTIEVLEQFGVEKSKELFLHYRPGDYSQFPEGREDNTHLSPTGAFKVSDLAVEELRRELPDLVKFLKD
- a CDS encoding glycoside hydrolase family 28 protein translates to MKTKLIRLAFLFMLFASAFPIYAQQTLETIYDGVEFDMPKVKEASFPDFEKSITAFGAIGDGLTKNSEAFKSAIEAVNQAGGGKVLVPRGVWYTGPITLLSNVNLHLEDGALIIFSKDKDDYPLVETSFEGLNTVRCLSPINAYQVENIAITGKGTIDGSGEVWRAVKKGKMTESQWKNLVKSGGIVEGTNWFPSQSFLDGYKASSSFNVPDVTDRNELQKMKDFLRPVMVSIRESKVVLFDGPTFQNSPAWNIHPLMSEDVIIRNLNVRNPWFSQNGDGLDLESCKNALIYNNTFDVGDDAICIKSGKDKDGRDRAIPTENVIIKNNIVYHGHGGVTVGSEMSSGVRNIHVSACTFIGTDIGLRFKSTRGRGGVVENIWISDIDMVGIPTEAIGFNMFYTGNSPVIEEDQSADDEARQENLVPVTEETPVFRNISMKNITVTDSEIAAFFMGLPEMKLENVRLENAVLQAKKGITAIDASGLELINVRVLGTDEVPLTIYNSQGVKVSGFTFEDNGKAAVRVLGTSDKVEFDQADFKSADQISKGNGLSPTAVKLK
- a CDS encoding glycoside hydrolase family 43 protein → MFAAASSVFAQQNVVSNVWVADQGDGTYINPILHADYSDPDVVRVGEDFYMTASSFNAVPGLPILHSKDLVNWSLVNYALERQVPLDHFAKPQHGNGVWAPAIRYHEGEFYIYWGDPDFGIYMVKAKDPLGQWEEPVLVEAGKGLIDPCPLWDEDGKAYLSHAFAGSRAGIKSVLVVKPMNWEGTKTTGAGKLVFDGHDAHPTVEGTKFYKRNGYYYIFAPAGGVSKGWQLILRSKSPYGPYEEYISLAQGDTPINGPHQGAWIATESGEDWFVHFQDVEAYGRITHLQPMSWKNDWPTMGEDPDGDGTGQPVLKYKKPSVTANQAISTPADSDEFDGGDIGLQWQWQANPGATWAFANPAKSKLRLFTAQLPEDAKNLWEVPNLLLQKFPAEEFTTTTSLEFYLNPKLQNEQVGLIVMGMSYAYLSLESTDDGISLNYVTCIDAENGNPEVKKELAKLDTNSIQLRVKVEKGGVCTFSYSNDGKNFKEIEEIFTAVPGKWIGAKVGLFAIRNTKTNDSGFADVDWFRFNK
- a CDS encoding pectinesterase family protein, encoding MKKSILYILAFFLSGFLFAQEFDFVVASDGSGDFQTIQAAFDAVPDFRKNQTKILLKPGTYKEKLVLAASKTNISLIGEDAETTLVTYDDFAQKKNKFGEEMGTTGSSSFFVFGDGFYAKNITFENSSGPVGQAVAVRVDGDKVMFEKCRFLGYQDTLYPHGDRSRQYYKDCYIEGTVDFIFGWSTAVFENCEIFSKKGGSYVTAASTEKETEFGFVFIDCKLTGEGENASAYLGRPWRDYAQTVFINTELGAHIKPEGWHNWSKPNAEKTAFYAEYGSKGPGANAAQRVTWSHQLTEEEAAKYTVESVLSGEDGWNPKNRSNQ
- a CDS encoding glycoside hydrolase family 88/105 protein; amino-acid sequence: MLKLFKYTSLALFSGALLLSCSAEKSTESTEVEISPKKDYSIWMADSEIARNPEGWTLDFNKKPKWEYTHGLIMSSMQAVWKQKGEQRFYDYTKKFADFMVDSAGNILTYKKSDFNIDRVNGGKFLINLYEKSGEEKYKLAIEELRDQMRNHPRNSEGGFWHKKVYPHQMWLDGIYMGSPFLAQYAATFDEPALFDDVANQILIMDKYGYSEETGLYHHAYDESKEQKWADPETGLSTNYWGRSIGWFAMALVDVLDFLPEDHPKRSDIIAIAQKLAKGIQRYQTPEGVWYQVVDQGTREGNYLESSASGMFTYFLLKGSEKGYLDQEDLAAGKKAYEGMLAEFVREDADGGISLTNVCGVAGLGGNPYRDGSFEYYVGEEIRVNDPKGVGPFILASLQYEKLGD
- a CDS encoding DUF4861 domain-containing protein produces the protein MIENPKKTTGNKRLFVLVSCMIALAVAQYSCYGQASSSPGKAEDVIYFSVKNHLDQSRENSLIVLDPSVLSEVNFSERSRLRIFLGENEIPSQWNEKGPEKGLAFVLPTIGPSETLELRIVQDDSSKRPDYNKRTQAELSHKFGGEFKDREYIGGYFENVDSLHVPAEHTDHSWFIRYEGPGWESDLVGYRFYLDWRNGIDVFGKKVKSPVLQDVGQDGFDSYHEPAEWGMDVLKVGKTLGLGSIATWENGKARRVDVTDSLYAEITNNGAVYSSVLTNYYGWDLPSGKTDLRAEIAIHAGTRLSKMDLISSNEIPNFATGLIKDPKAELMQSNSDLEFGYIATYGSQSLAGDKLGIAVIYPTSKLKEITEDELSHVLVFDARDQELSYYFLAAWEQEPGGITSKEEFKNYLEMEIVKLSNPLEISIK